The genome window ATTCAGGACTGCTTCGGGTGTTAATCTATACGTTGACATACAGTACAAGTCGGTTATTTTTTGACAACAGCAAACCGAGCCGGTTAGTTTGCATTCGATTCAATTGAAGTAAGCGCCAACACTTGTTTTTGCACTTCTTCCCGCTCTTTTTCCACATTTATTTTCGGAGAAAGCCGTTCGAGCTTCTTCAGCAGGTTTTGCAAAAACTGCTGGTGCGATTCTGAACCGGCATGAAAGGGCCGGTGCGCCATCGCCCGCCGAATGCCATCCCACTCACTAATGAAAGCACGAAGTTCGGTATCAAAGACACAATCGGCAAATTTTTCGAAAATGTACTGCTGGGCAATGGCGTTTGGATGGATCAGATCGGCTTCGTAGAACCGGTAATCCCGCAAATCATCCACCATGATTTCGTACGACGGAAAATAATGAACCTGTTCGTGCCAGACCGTCAGTTCGTGGCTGATCATGCGTAGCAAAGACTTGCTCGCCTGGTTCATTGGAAGGGTGTCTTTGGTATGCCGCACCGGACTTACGGTCAGCAGAATTTTCAGCGAGGGGTTAAATCGCTTCAACGAGCGCAGCAAAGTTGTCAGCAACTCCAGACTATGCTCATAGCCGTACAGGTATTTGTCAAATAGTTTGCCCGGCATTTTGTGGCAGTTAGCCACTACTTTATTGGTTTCGTGATGCCGATAGACCACCGCCGTCCCCAAGGTTAGAACCAGCCAGTCGGCTTGATGCAGGGCGTTGGCGGTTTGGGTCAGGCGCTCTTTGAGGAGTTGCGTTAATGCCTCGCGGCTATGCGCCCAGAGTGAGGAATGAAAGTCGTAATGAAACCACAAACCATCGCGCTCGACGTACAAGTCCGGATCGGGATCTTTACCATTTATAGCTGCCAGAATCAATTTGGTTATTGACACCGGATTAAACAGCGTCCCAAATGGATTGGATAATACAGTTAGTTTATAGTCGGCCAGTTGGCTTCCCATTACTTCGGCAAAACAGGAACCAATGGTCACCACATTGGACTTCAGCTGTATTTTAGCCGGCAATTGTTCGGGTGTTATTTCAGTACGGAATTCCATACTTTTATAACAAAAAAGCGACCCGAAAAACTCCGGGTCGCTCTAATTATTTTCTTTTATAACTACCTAAAAAATAGAGAGTTATTACACAGCCACAATAGTAAATTTGAGGGTGTGTTTTACGTCTTTGTGCAAGTCTAGCACAGCAGAGTAAGTACCGATTGACTTAACGTCATCCACCGCAATTTTCTTCCGGTCGATTTCGAAGCCTTTATCTTTCAACGCGTCTGCGATCTGTGTAGTAGTAACACGACCAAAGATTTTGCCGCTTTCACCAACTTTCGCTGGAATGTCCAACGTCATATCGCCGATTGCTTCTGCTGTTGCCAGCGCGTCATTTTTTACTTTCTCAGCTTTGTGGGCTGCCTGGCGAATGTTTTCGGTAACAATTTTCTTGTTTGAATCCGACGCCATTACCGCAAAACCCTGCGGAATCAAGTAGTTACGGCCGTAGCCCGGTTTTACATCAACGATGTCATTTTTATAACCCAGGCCGGCGATGTCAGTTTTCAGAATAATTTGCATGATTCTTAATTGATTATTTCAGTGAATCGCCTACGTATGGCAGCAGCGCCAAATGGCGTGCCCGCTTAACGGCTTGAGCTACTTTACGTTGATACTTCAGACTGGTTCCGGTGAGGCGGCGAGGTAGAATTTTACCTTGCTCGTTCAACAGTTTCAACAAGAAGTTAGGATCTTTGTAATCAATGTATTTGATACCTGAACGCTTGAAACGGCAATATTTTTTCCGGGTCTCGTTCTTATTAACGGGTTCGTTTTGCAGACTCATGATTATTTGGCCTCCTCTCCGGCAGTTTCAGTTTGTCTTTTCTTACCAATTTGTCCGTTGCGCTTGCGCTCGTTGTAATCTACCGCATGTTTGTCAAGGGCAGTAGACAGGAAGCGTAAGATACGCTCGTCACGGCGATACTCAGTTTCCAGCACGTCAACCACATTCGTTGGTGCTACAAACTCAAATATCTGATAAAAACCGGTGTTTTTGTGGGCAATTGGATAAGCCAATTTCCGCAGGCCCAGATTGTACTCGTGAACAAGCTCCGCGCCGTTGTCGGTCAACACTTTGCGAAACTTGTCGACGGTGTCCTTTATCTGGGATTCAGATAAAACGGGTGTTAGAATGAACACCGTCTCATAGTTCTTAGTGAACTGCATGATGATTGTGTTAAATGGATAATTGTTTTAAAATGAGGGTGCAAAGGTAAGAAAAAAGGAGGAAAGGATAAAACAAGAATGCGAAGAAAGTTTTCAACTCTCCTCCTTTCTTGCTTATCTTTTCCTCCCTGGTACTTAACCGCGATGCGTTTACCGAACAGTAAAGTCGCCTTCGCCTATTTTAAAGCCTTCAGAATACAATTCGATAACGTGTTTTCCTTCCTTAAATGGAATGTTGCCACGCCCGTATACAAACGAAACCTCCTGCCCCGTGTTGTCGAACAGAATGGATTGCTTGGCCGTATAAATCATCGATTGATCCCCAAAACTAAACTCACCGGAGCCAGTAGCCATATCAGAAATGACGGCCCCACTTGGATCAAGAATCCGCAAGTAGATTTCTTTTTCGTTTTGCTGCGTAAGCTGGTTTTGTAAGAGTCGGAACGTCACTCTGATCCGGTCAATGTTTCTGGCTTTGTATTTGCCCCCATCCTGCTCTTTGCCGCGTTTGGTCAGGGCATTGACAGTAACCGAAGTTGCTCGCAGGGCAGCCCCAACCGTTACTTTGTCGCTTAACTCTTTGTTGCGGGTTGCGTAGGCATTGACCGAATCTGCCAGTGACTGCCGTTCGTTTTTCAGATTGGCATTTTCCTGATTAAGCGTCTGGTTCTGATTCGTCAGAATGCTGTTTTCTTCTTTCAGACGGGCAATTTCATCGTCTTTCTGGCTTAGCACAGCAACGTAGTCCTGAATTTTAGTCTGGTATTTTTTCGAGTCGAAAGCGGCGACGTTCTTCAAATTACGTTTGTCAATCTCCAGTTGCTCTTTCAACCGCAAGAGCGAATCTACCTGACCGCCTAACGACTGAATTTCAGCGATTTTCGCATCCAACTGAGTTGATATAGAATCTAATCGGGTCTTTGTGGCCAGCACCTCTTCGGTCTTGGCGGCAATGGTGGTTTCCTGACTTTTATTCGCTTGCCGCTCCTGGTAGTAGAAATACAGCAACAGCACGTTTAAGCCCGCCAAAATGGCTAGCGCAACCAGCAGGTAATTCTTCCGATTGTTGCGCCGATCCTGTGTATATGTCTCCATAGGGTTGTTTTTAAGGGTTGTAAAGTAAAAGTTTTCTGTTCTATTTTCAACGCCAATGCCAGATGTTACCAAAAATTATGAGGGAATAACGCTCTTGTTTTCGGGCAGGCTTCTGTAGTTTTGCGTGAAAGTTAAGCCATTATGACGAAGATAGCTGAGGCCATTCACCAAATAGAAAATCAACTGGCCGGGCGGGCAACGCTTATTGCCGTTACCAAGACCAAGCCCCTCGAAGCCTTGCTGGAAGCTTACGAAGCCGGTTGCAAGACCTTTGGCGAAAACAAAGTTCAGGAAATGGCAGACAAGCAGGCAAACCTTCCCGACGATATTGCCTGGCACATGATCGGCCATTTACAAACCAACAAGGTTAAGTACATCGCGCCCTTTGTTACGCTGATTCAGTCGGTAGATAGCCTAAAATTACTACAGGAAATCAATAAGCAGGCACTGAAACACAATCGTGTCATCGATTGTCTACTTCAAATCTATATCGCTGAGGAAGAAACTAAATTTGGTCTGGATGCAGCCGAAGCGGAAGCTTTACTTAATGACCCTGCTTTAGAAGAGCTGACGAATATTCGGATTATCGGCCTGATGGGTCTGGCCACAAATACGGACAACGAAGCCCAGATTCGAAGCGAATTTAAAAGCCTGAAACGGTTGTACGACCAATTCAAAACAATCCAGCGGCAGAATCTTGCTTTTCGTGAATTATCGATGGGCATGAGCGGTGATTATCTGATTGCGGTTGAAGAAGGCAGCACCATGGTTCGGGTTGGGAGTGCTATATTTGGTAGTCGAAACTAGTTTAGTGCCAGGCTCTCAAGAGACTTATCAATTATTCTCCTCAAAATCAACGAAAATGCATAAGTTTTTTATTCAATCCGGTGCTGTTCTAGGACTACTAGCGGTGTCTCTGGGCGCTTTTGGGGCGCATGCTCTCCGGGCCTCGCTGGAAGCTTCCGGGCGCTTTGACACGTACGAAACCGCCGTGAGATACCAGTTCTACCACGCGCTGGCTTTGGTGGCTATCGGGATTTTGCTTCAACTGCCCACGACTTCGCTGGTAGCGGCAAAAACGTATTCCTGGGCGGGTTATGCCTACCTGATTGGGGTGCTTATTTTTAGCGGCTCACTTTATACAATCTGCTTTACCGGGATTACTAAATTTGGGGCCGTAGCTCCTATTGGTGGCCTGGCACTAGTAGCCGGCTGGGCTTTGCTATTCTGGGGCAGCTTACGCAGCTAAAAAGCTTTTTCACCATTGTTTATGGGGCATTCGCTAGGATTTCTACTTTAAAATGATCCCTTCACTAAATAGTTGTTTAACTTGCTTTTTAAAGTGACCATTTTTCATTAGTAATGATTTCACAATGACTAACGAACAGTTGGTAACAACCACTGGCCCGTTACTGGCAGCTATGCTCAATAGCTCACCGATCAGCCATCTGGCCTGCGAATCTGTTCAGAACGGTCAAGGTGAGATTATTGACTTTCGATTGGTGTTTGTTAACACCGCCGCCGCCAACGGATTGGGACAGCGTACGGAAGCTGTTCTTAATCATTCGATAAGTGAATTTGCACCGTTAAATCGCTATGCCTTCTGGTGGAATCACTGGCTGACCGTGGTTGAATCCGGCATATCCCAAACGTATTCGTCCATTCCTTCCTTTCTGGCTGAGTATCCTTTTTTTAGTCAGGTGGCCATTGAGCCCTGGCAGAACGGATTTTTCATGACGTATCAGCTTGACGAGAAACAAACCGCCAACCAGCCTCAAGTTGTTACCCATTCTTCGGCACCAGAAGCCCAAACCTCTCCAAAGCTCCTCAATAACGCCGAACAGCTACAGGCGATAATGAACATTTCGCAAACCGGAATGTTTCTTTTCAAACCTATTTATAATGCGCAGAATGAGCTAATTGACTTTGCTTTTACATTGGCCAATCAGGTACTGGCTACGTATGTTGGTCAGGATGCCCAAACCTTGATTGGCGACTTAGGAAGCCGCTGGTTTCCAGCCTACAAGACCAATGGTTTGTTTGACGCCTACCGTCGCTCGTATGAAGAAAATCAGGTTCAGCGTTTCGAGTTTCATTACAATGATGATGGCATAAACAGCTGGCTGGATATTTTATCTGCTCGCTTTGGCGACCAATGTTTGGTGACTTTCCTGGATATTACGCCCCTGAAAACAGCTATATTTCAGGTTGAGCAAACCGTTAATACACTCGAAAATGTCCTGAACAGTACGCCAACGGGTATCCTGGTCCTGAAAGCCATTCGCGACGATCAGCAGCAAATTTCTGATTTCAAAATCGAAACGGTTAATCAGACTGCCACTGAAAGCATGGCGATGAATGGGCGTTTACTCAAAGGGGAGCGCCTGGGGGCTATTTTTCCAAACTATGCTAATTTGGGGCTATTGGATTTTTACGCCGAAGTGGTCAATACGGGAAAATTACAACGCCGCGAAGTCCATCTGGTTGATGACCAGCTAAACGCCTGGTATGATATTACGGCGGTTAAACAGCACGATGGAGTTGTCATTTCCTACCTCAATATCACGCAGGCAAAGCAGACCCAGTACCAGTTAGAAGCCACTATCCACCAGCTTGAAAATTCCAACGAAAACCTGGAGCAGTTTGCCTACATCGCTTCGCACGACTTGCAGGAACCGCTGCGCAAATTACAGGCTTTTGGGGATGTATTGGAGAACCAATTTGCGGACAGTCTGGCCGAAGGAGAAAAAGACCTGGTGCGCCGGATTCGTAATTCTGCCAAGCGCATGCAGCTGCTGGTAAAAGATTTGCTTACCTATTCCCGACTAGCCACCCAAACCGAGCCATTCACGTTTGTTTCTCTGAACCGCATTCTGGAAGATGTACTCAGTGACCTTGAGCTAACCATTGCCGAAAAGAAAGCCGTGATTCATTTAACCGATCTTCCTTCGGTGCAGGGCATTCCTTTCCGTTTGCGGCAACTCTTTCAAAATCTGTTGTCGAATGCCATCAAATTTAATCAACCTCACACCAGACCGGAAATCCATATCCGCGTCCGCACGACACAACCGAATGAATTACCCGATGTGCTACAGGTCAAGCCCAAACCATACCTGCTGATTGAAGTGCAGGACAACGGTATTGGCTTTGATGAAAAGTATAAAAACCGAATATTTCAGCCTTTTCAGCGCCTTCATGGCCAATCGACGTATGGCGGTACGGGCATAGGGCTGGCTGTTTGTAAGAAAGTCGCCGAGAGCCACGGGGGTACTATTGACGTAGCCAGCCAGCTGGGCGTTGGCTCCACGTTCAAGATTTATTTGCCGCTTTTTACGCCGAATCAGGTCTTAGCTTCCGAAGCTTAACCATCTATTCTCAGCCTAGATCTTTAGGAATGCGTCTCTTTAGACGTTAGCTCTACTGAATTGGTCTGTCGGAAGACGTCTCCATATAGCTTAAAGGCGTTTTCCGCCCCCCACACAATGGCATCATGCTGCTCCTTTGGCTGGCAGATCAGAAAAGCAATCAGCGTTTTCCAATTTTCCAGCGTTTGCTCACCATAGCCCTGATAAAAACGAGCGTTAGCCAGTAAGGGCTGTACTTCAGCGTTTTTCTTCAGGTAGGCCAATACTGTTTTTCCGCCTAGCATTGACCCTTCGGCCACATAAACAGCTCCCACCAACTCCAGTGGTGACCATGAATCGAACAAATCAGGCTGCGTTTTGGGCAGGGGAACAGATTGACTTTCCAGATCATTAATCAACCAGGCGGTCTTCTGCCGACCAGGCAAATCAATGTTTCGAAAAAAGACAGCTTCCCAGGCTAGGGCTTCTTCTAATGCCTGATGAAATACGTAATGAACGCGTAACAAATGCAGGTACTGGGCTTTGGTCAGCTCACCACTTCGCAACTCATCCGAATACAACAGGCTTTCCGTTCTTTCGTGCCATTCGCGGGTTTCCTGTTTCAATCGTTCGGGTAATGTCATAGCGTATTCTAAGGCAGATTTTTTAGTAAACTAGCTGG of Tellurirhabdus bombi contains these proteins:
- a CDS encoding coiled-coil domain-containing protein, with the translated sequence METYTQDRRNNRKNYLLVALAILAGLNVLLLYFYYQERQANKSQETTIAAKTEEVLATKTRLDSISTQLDAKIAEIQSLGGQVDSLLRLKEQLEIDKRNLKNVAAFDSKKYQTKIQDYVAVLSQKDDEIARLKEENSILTNQNQTLNQENANLKNERQSLADSVNAYATRNKELSDKVTVGAALRATSVTVNALTKRGKEQDGGKYKARNIDRIRVTFRLLQNQLTQQNEKEIYLRILDPSGAVISDMATGSGEFSFGDQSMIYTAKQSILFDNTGQEVSFVYGRGNIPFKEGKHVIELYSEGFKIGEGDFTVR
- a CDS encoding YggS family pyridoxal phosphate-dependent enzyme, producing MTKIAEAIHQIENQLAGRATLIAVTKTKPLEALLEAYEAGCKTFGENKVQEMADKQANLPDDIAWHMIGHLQTNKVKYIAPFVTLIQSVDSLKLLQEINKQALKHNRVIDCLLQIYIAEEETKFGLDAAEAEALLNDPALEELTNIRIIGLMGLATNTDNEAQIRSEFKSLKRLYDQFKTIQRQNLAFRELSMGMSGDYLIAVEEGSTMVRVGSAIFGSRN
- a CDS encoding DUF423 domain-containing protein, whose translation is MHKFFIQSGAVLGLLAVSLGAFGAHALRASLEASGRFDTYETAVRYQFYHALALVAIGILLQLPTTSLVAAKTYSWAGYAYLIGVLIFSGSLYTICFTGITKFGAVAPIGGLALVAGWALLFWGSLRS
- the rpsR gene encoding 30S ribosomal protein S18 yields the protein MSLQNEPVNKNETRKKYCRFKRSGIKYIDYKDPNFLLKLLNEQGKILPRRLTGTSLKYQRKVAQAVKRARHLALLPYVGDSLK
- the rplI gene encoding 50S ribosomal protein L9, coding for MQIILKTDIAGLGYKNDIVDVKPGYGRNYLIPQGFAVMASDSNKKIVTENIRQAAHKAEKVKNDALATAEAIGDMTLDIPAKVGESGKIFGRVTTTQIADALKDKGFEIDRKKIAVDDVKSIGTYSAVLDLHKDVKHTLKFTIVAV
- a CDS encoding biliverdin-producing heme oxygenase; protein product: MTLPERLKQETREWHERTESLLYSDELRSGELTKAQYLHLLRVHYVFHQALEEALAWEAVFFRNIDLPGRQKTAWLINDLESQSVPLPKTQPDLFDSWSPLELVGAVYVAEGSMLGGKTVLAYLKKNAEVQPLLANARFYQGYGEQTLENWKTLIAFLICQPKEQHDAIVWGAENAFKLYGDVFRQTNSVELTSKETHS
- a CDS encoding GSCFA domain-containing protein — encoded protein: MEFRTEITPEQLPAKIQLKSNVVTIGSCFAEVMGSQLADYKLTVLSNPFGTLFNPVSITKLILAAINGKDPDPDLYVERDGLWFHYDFHSSLWAHSREALTQLLKERLTQTANALHQADWLVLTLGTAVVYRHHETNKVVANCHKMPGKLFDKYLYGYEHSLELLTTLLRSLKRFNPSLKILLTVSPVRHTKDTLPMNQASKSLLRMISHELTVWHEQVHYFPSYEIMVDDLRDYRFYEADLIHPNAIAQQYIFEKFADCVFDTELRAFISEWDGIRRAMAHRPFHAGSESHQQFLQNLLKKLERLSPKINVEKEREEVQKQVLALTSIESNAN
- the rpsF gene encoding 30S ribosomal protein S6 → MQFTKNYETVFILTPVLSESQIKDTVDKFRKVLTDNGAELVHEYNLGLRKLAYPIAHKNTGFYQIFEFVAPTNVVDVLETEYRRDERILRFLSTALDKHAVDYNERKRNGQIGKKRQTETAGEEAK
- a CDS encoding sensor histidine kinase — its product is MTNEQLVTTTGPLLAAMLNSSPISHLACESVQNGQGEIIDFRLVFVNTAAANGLGQRTEAVLNHSISEFAPLNRYAFWWNHWLTVVESGISQTYSSIPSFLAEYPFFSQVAIEPWQNGFFMTYQLDEKQTANQPQVVTHSSAPEAQTSPKLLNNAEQLQAIMNISQTGMFLFKPIYNAQNELIDFAFTLANQVLATYVGQDAQTLIGDLGSRWFPAYKTNGLFDAYRRSYEENQVQRFEFHYNDDGINSWLDILSARFGDQCLVTFLDITPLKTAIFQVEQTVNTLENVLNSTPTGILVLKAIRDDQQQISDFKIETVNQTATESMAMNGRLLKGERLGAIFPNYANLGLLDFYAEVVNTGKLQRREVHLVDDQLNAWYDITAVKQHDGVVISYLNITQAKQTQYQLEATIHQLENSNENLEQFAYIASHDLQEPLRKLQAFGDVLENQFADSLAEGEKDLVRRIRNSAKRMQLLVKDLLTYSRLATQTEPFTFVSLNRILEDVLSDLELTIAEKKAVIHLTDLPSVQGIPFRLRQLFQNLLSNAIKFNQPHTRPEIHIRVRTTQPNELPDVLQVKPKPYLLIEVQDNGIGFDEKYKNRIFQPFQRLHGQSTYGGTGIGLAVCKKVAESHGGTIDVASQLGVGSTFKIYLPLFTPNQVLASEA